The following is a genomic window from Nostoc sp. HK-01.
AAAAAATAGGATAACAAAAATATAAAAATAATTTATAATTCATTTCAAATATTTAAAATTAGAACTATTATTTTTATTTGTACTTTTTCTCGCAAAAAATGGACATATTATTGCCAAATCAAGCAAAAGAACGTAAATTAGCTGCAAACTCTAGTAGTATTCCATTTGGATCAAAAAAATAAAACGAGGACATAAAAGTTGTGTGATCAGGCTTAGATACTAGTCCGCCTGGAACATCTGCATGATGTAGTAAAGGAGTTGCTTGTACTCCTTGAGAGATAAGTTTTTTTCTATATTCTTCAAGCTTTTCTAAGGGAACATTAAAAGCTACATGATTCATAGAACCTTGAGCAGTTATAATATCCCCGGTAAGAAAAGCATCTAATTTTACAGAAGATATTCCAGGTATGGCATTTGGGGCTTTTGAAGACCAAAAAAAAGCTAAACAATCCCCATTTCCAATACCGAAAAAGAAGTGCTTTCCACCTGATGGTAAGTCTAGGACTTTAAGTAAAGGAAGTCCTAGAGTATCCCTGTAAAAGCTCATGGTAACTTCAAAGTCCTTGCAGACAAGTGCAAGATGATTAATTCCTTGTAACTGAAATTTTTGCATATAGCATTTGTACTCCACTATTTTGCTTTGTATAATCTAAATTCAAGATGTTTATAAAAGTTGCTTACAGTATGCTCATCAATCACAGAAAGCATGAGTAATAAGCTTCTTCTAGATATCAAGTATCTACCAGAACTATCAACTGATTGAACTACAAAATGCGCGGACATTGAAATATGCCTAAAGACAGATTGAGAGCAACATGAGCGGCATTAATAAAAAATCATCGAAAAAGCGTGTGCGAACAGCCCAGTAAGCTCTATCTTCTTCTGGATCTTCTAATGCGTGCGATTGCTTCGCCTTCAGGTGTGGCTAGTTCAGCCGCAAATGGATCAAAAAATAAGCGGTCACTTTTTTGATTTTCTACTGCTCTATATGCTGCTATCAATGGTGTGGATAACAACACAAAGTCCTTGTGAGAAAGTTTTTCTTTACTTGGTTGACTCATAAAAATATTTCTTAAAAGTCAAAAAATCTTCTATCACAATCTCAAATCACGTAAAACCTAGCAATCGAAGGTCATGATTTTAAGGACAAACTTAAGCCTTAGTACTTGTCAAGCAGATATTATGTGATCACTCAATTATTGAGCATACTTGAGTTTTTGACATTTGACTATTTTTATTTTTTTAAATAAAAAAATTCTTTATGAATCCAATGTAGTTGCAGAAGAACATTATTCAGGAGTAATCATTACAACTATCTAAAGATAGATTATCAATCACAAAACCCATCAACCCGCAAATCCCGCCAAATTTCCGAAACCTGCCAGCCGGAGTTACCCACAGACTGAAAAAGCGGAGCATAGATCGAAAGCTCCTCGGCGACTGTGTGAGCGACTTCTTGTGCTGGCTGCTCAACAATAGGATCTTCAACGACAAGCTCAACTGGAGAAAGTTCTTCTGTGGCTGGCTGTGGCGCAACAGACTTTTTGAGAGCGCGAAGTTCAGGTTTTTTGATAATGGGGTTCATGTTTGTTCATGTGGTAAAAGCTTGACATCGAAAAACTAGATGCAGCTAAATTTGTCTTTTTGCCTCATCAGATATAGTGAGTGAGTGGTCAGGACAAGTAGTGAAAACAAGGCTATAAAGTTCGGTCTGCGAAATTTGACGATTGACGACAATTGTAAAGATATAGGAAGCTAATGAAAAACCCCAGCCCTATTAGAAAGGTTGGGGATGCTTAAACCTACTAACATGATGCCACAATTCAATATTTGTAACAGGGACATTAGCCAAGAGGAGGGAAGATGACTCCTACTCCCCCTCGCAAGAAGACAGCCGCCCCAACTTCAGCAAAACCAAAGCCAGCCAAAAAAATTCAACAACAGGAAGACCAGCCATTAGAAACCATTGAGGTGAAGGCTGTTGAAGTAACGGCGGTGGATGTGATATCAGACGTTGCTTCAGAAGAATTGACCGCACAAGAGCAGCGCGATCGCCTGAATTTGGAACGGAAAGTCGAACACGCTTTCTATGAAGCAGGGAAAGCTTTAATGGAATTGCGCGATCGCCGTCTTTACCGTTCAACACACAAAACGTTTGAGGAGTATTGCCGCGATCGCTTTGGTTATAGCCGCCGGCAACCTTATCTGTTGATAGATGCAGCAGCAGTGTTTGATAACTTGAAAGAAAAATGTGATCCATTGGATCACATTTTGCCGACTAACGAAAGACAAATACGACCAATGGTTCATTTAGAACCCCAGCAACAGCAGCAAGTATGGCAGCAAGCAGTCCAAGAAGCAGGTAAGAAAAATCCCTCTGGTCGCATAGTCCAAAGTGTTGTGGATAGAATTCGAGAACGCACAAAAATCCCGAATCCCTACCGCGAAGGAGAAATCTGCATTCTCATCCCGAAAGATAACCCAGATTTACGAGGTAAGGGCGGATGCTGGGGTGTAATAATTCATGTTGGAGATTTTAGCTGTACCGTACAAACCTGGGATGGAGACTACACCGTAAAAATCGAGAATCTCAAGTCTTTAGAGTTGCTGGATGATGATTGCAAGTCTATGCAACAGTTATGTATGCGATTGCGGCGGTTACATCAAGTGGCAGACCATGACCCATCTGTGGATTGGCTGTTGCAGGGGTTGGCGAAACAGGCGAAGCCTTATTTGTCTTCGTTGCAAGCAAGGCTGTTGGGGGCGGTGGAACGGGAGTATGGGCTGGATGGGAAGAAGAAGAAATGAAGCCTGAGCAAATGATTGATAGCGTAAATAGCTGTCTCTACTGATCAGTTGAAGGCGTAGTTAGGGAGTAATCAGCAGCAGTATGGATGAAGTGCCAATTGTCAGCTAAGGAACGAATATTTTGAAGTTCTTCCGGCGAAATCCGCTCTAAGTTACGTAGTATTTGAGTCATACGTGGCTGATTTTTCAGTTGGTCGTAATGACGAGCCAAGAAGTCCCAGTAAAAAAAGTTAAAAGGACAAGCATTATCTGTACTCCGCTCACGATGGTTGTAAGTACAATTTTTGCAGTAATCGCTCATGTTGTTGATGTAATTGGCAGAAGCAGCATAGGGTTTAGAAGCAATTATCCCGCCATCAGCAAACTGTCCCATACCAAGAACATTAGTTTGCATGACCCAATCGTAGCCATCAATAAAGGCGGCATGAAACCAATTCTCAAGTTCTTGGGGTGAAATGCCAGCAATCAAAGCAAAGTTGTTAAGTACCATCAAGCGTTGAATATGGTGGGCATAAGCGATTTGTTTGACCTGAGTTAAAATTTGATGCAGACAATTCATCTGTATATCACCTGTCCAATAAAACGCAGGTAAAGGATGAGTGTGGTTAAACCAGTTATTTTCAGAGTAATCTTGCTGAAAGTAAACATAAACCCCGTGCATATACTCTCGCCAACCTAATACTTGGCGAATAAAGCCCTCAATACTGTTTAACTCCCATTGCTGCTGATTTTCTAGATATGCTTGCTCGGCTTTTTGAACAACTTCCAATGGATGAAGCAGTCCTAGGTTGAGATAAGGGGAAAGCATAGCGTGCCACATAGTCTGCTCTCCTGTGACCATTGCGTCTTGATAAGGGCCAAAAGCAGACAGCCGAGTTTCGACAAAAAACGTCAGCACTTGTAGAGCCTGCTGACGTGTGACTCCCCAACGGAATGGCTCAAGGAGCCAGTAACTTTGACTTTCCTTAAATGCCTCAGATTGCTTAACGAAATTGATAACATCTTGTGTAATCGAGTCCGGTTCAAACCATAGATCTTCTGGTAAAGTTAGCTTGCCTTTGGGTGGTTTACGATTTTGTTTGTCAAAATTCCATTGACCACCAATTGGCTGATTGCCGTCCATGAGAATGTTGAAGCGTTGTCGTCCTTGACGGTAAAAATCTTCCATGAGCAAGCGTTTACGACCCGCCGCCCATTGTCGGAACTCCTCATCGCTCCAGATAAAGCGATTATTAGGGGTGAATTGGACACCAATTGGGAGATTGAGATTTTGAATTAACTCGGAAAATGGGCGATCTGTTGGAGTCATCACGCGCAGTTCGGTAATTTTGTACTGCTTAATCCACTCCAGTAAAGGTGTGCGGAAGTCTGATGCTTGAGTGTATGTAACTGGCCAACCAAGACAACGAAGTTCCTGTGCGAAGTGACGCATGGCTGACCAGACTAAAACTAGCTTTTGCAAATGATAAGGACGTTGCAGAGCATGGGAAAGCGATTCAATCAAAATGACAGGAGTTTGTTGGCATAGATGCACACAACTTTGCAGTGCGGACTGTTCAGCCCAAAGTTGATCACCGAGAACCCAAACCCCAATATTCATTCTCTTACTTCCTCTGTTGCGGTACGTTGTCAATGCGGTGGCAAAACACTGTCTTGTATAGCTTAACGCTATTATTACAACCTTGTTACAAAGGCAGATACATAAATAAGTAGGTACAAACCTGAAATAGAGTAGTGCTGGTGTACTATATTAAAGGGCAGTTTGTTGAAAGAATACCGCAACAACTAAACTGATGCGGAAGATAATACACACTGATATGGATGCGTTTTACGCATCGGTAGAGCAACGGGACAACCCGCAATACCGAGGCAAGCCATTAGTGGTCGGTGGCAGTCCAAATCAAAGGGGTGTGGTCGCAGCCGCCAGCTATGAGGCAAGGAAATTCGGCATCCATTCAGCTATGCCATCAGTCACAGCGATCGCTAAATGCCCCGAATTAATCTTTGTCAGACCGAGATTTGATGTTTACCGAGAGGTGTCTGCTCAAATCCACGAAATATTCAAACGTTATACCGATTTTGTCGAAGGGGTAGCCTTGGATGAAGCATATTTAGATGTGACCGAGAATAAGCAAAATATCCCCTACGCTTACACCATTGCTCGGTACATTAAAGCAGAAATATTCAAAGAAACAAACTTAACAGCAACAGCCGGAGTATCAATCAACAAATTCCTAGCGAAGATGGCATCAGGGCAGAATAAACCCAACGGATTGACGGTGATTTTACCCGAAGATGCAGCAGCTTTTGTGGAAGGGTTAGCAATTGAGAAGTTCCACGGCATAGGGGAAGTAACAGCAGCAAAAATGCACTCTCTGGGTATTCATAGAGGTGCAGATTTGAAGCAGAGATCGCTTGCCGAGTTAACACGACATTTTGGGAAGGTAGGACATTATTATTACAAAATAGCCAGGGCGGAGGATGACCGCATAGTTGAACCGAATAGAGTTCGCAAATCAGTTGGTGCAGAAACATCATTTACGGTTAATCTGAGCGATCGCGCGATTCTGCTGCATGAACTCGAACAAATTGCTTCTATTGTCCAGCAACGACTAGAACAAAACTCCACAAGGGGACGGACGTTAACGTTAAAAATCAAATTTTCTGATTATCAACAAATCACACGCAGCAAGACTCTACCTAATTACACCCGCGAGTTAGATATCATAATCACCACAGCCACAGCACTATTTGAGGCGGTTGAGATGGAGAACCGTAGTATTAGGCTGTTAGGAATTGCATTGTCCAATCTAGAAAACGCGAAACAAACACAAGTGATTCAATTGCCATTGTTTGAGTATGTGGAGAGTGGTAATTGTTAGATGGTTGCTTTCATGAAAAAGTTGACTATGCACAGCAAAGCGAGTTTTAGATACCAAGGAAGGAGAAAGGTCAAAAGATTCCTGAACGAATGCGTAGGTAGACAGCAGGTTGTTATGGAAGAGAACAAGGGGCAGGGGAGAGGTTACTGTCAATTCTCCCTTGCACCCCTGCTCCCAAGATACCTTGACGAGTAAGTTCCTTATCCGAACCGTATTGCCGCCTCCCCTGCCTCTACTAGTCAAGAAGAGATGGCAGCAGAATTGTAAAAATATTGTTACAATCAGTAACAGAAGTACATATTTAAATGGAATCTCGTGAACCAGGGAATTCCAATAAGTGTGATGAGTGTACGAGTGAGATGAGGGAATAAATATGAAGACTTCCTTTTAAGGCAGCATTTACCCTTTAGTTTTCGTCCAGTTGGGCGATAAGAACTTTGAATCAACCCATAAAATTATCCTTAGAACAAGAATTTAGCCTGAGAAGTTTTGCTGACCAAGTACAGCAAATGTCCCGTGAACAAGCTCAAGAGTTTTTACTCAAGCTTCATCAGCAGATGATAATTCAGGAAACAACTTACAAAGAATTGCTCAAGCATCAGTGGGAGCTTGATGCAGACCCAATCTTTGGCTGATGCACACTCCCAAGAACAGGGGGCTGGAAACTGTTGGTTAATGATTTAATCTTTGTTCGGAAAGTGTATAACTCTAGCTGTATCTTGTATACATACCAAATTAGTTAAATGTAAAGCCAGGGACAACAGCCGAAAAGTCCCTTAGATAAACTCCAATCTTAAAGCTGCTCTTTCCTTGCGCCAGAGCAGCTTTTGGCTTGTTCATACTTACAACAACGATGGCTACGCCAACCCCAAAGGCGATCGCCCATAGCCCATAGCCCACACCCACCCCCAATCCGATAAAATTCATCAGTAGAACTGAAGTTGCCAGTAGGGGAAGCAATTGAGCCAGAGTCCACCAAAGCGAAAACTAAAGATTACGATCCTGACATTTGGTTCTAGGGGCGACGTGCAACCATACTGCGCCCTAGCTATTGGCTTGAAACGCGCAGGGCATGAGGTAACAGTGGCAGCCAACGAAAACTTTGAGTCATTCGTGAGACAGTTTGATTTGGAGTTTGCCCCTATAGCTGGCAATTCGCAAGAACTATTGCAATCAAAAAAAGGGATGCGATTGATTGCGGGAGAAAAAGTCCCGATGGTGAGTGATAAGTTGTTGCTTCAACAGATGCAGTCAGCGATCGCTGCTTGTCAAGGAACTGAAGTAATCATCTACACGCCACAGACGAATTGGGGGTATCACATCGCGGAGAAATTAGGCGCACCCTGCTTCATGGCATCGGTATTGCCGTTGACTCCCACAGGCACGTTTGGATTTTTGAGATTCGCTCGAACAACAAAAAATCCGCTAAAGAAAATCATCAACTACACCAGCTACTTCATTGCAGAGTTGTTGTACTGGCAGAAATATCGCCAACTAATCAACTCTTTCCGAACCGAAACATTGAAATTGCCGCCGCTACCGTTCTTGGGCAGTCGATTTAGGAGAAAGACTCCGGCTAACGTAGCACGAATTCCCGTACTGTATGGGTTTAGTTCGCACGTTATCCCAAAACCAAGGGACTGGCCAGCATGGGCTTATTTAACTGGTTTCTGGTTTATCGACCGTGCTGATGAATACGAAGACCAAGCCCCTGATGAACTGTTGGATTTTCTAGGATTCAAGCAAGCTCCTCTATGCTTCGGATTCGGCAGTATGACCATGCCCAACCCAGAATATCTAACGTACTACATCGTGGAAGCTCTAAAAAAAACTCATCAAGGCGGCATCATATTGTCAGGCTGGGGCAATGTGGGTCGAATAGTCAATCCCAAAGATTCACGGCGAGTGTTTACGATCAACGATGTTCCGCATGATTGGCTACTGCCTCAAGTGAAAGCGATGGTGCATCATGGCGGTGCAGGTACAACAGCGGCGGTATTAAGAGCAGGGATACCGTCAGTGACAGTCCCATTTTTCGCAGATCAACCGATTTGGGGTCAAAAGTTAGCTCAACTCGGAGTCAGCCCCAAACCGATACCGTACAAGGAAGTATCAGAAAAAACTCTAGCGGCAGTGATTGAAGTTGTACTGGGTGATGAGTCGATGCGCTTAAAAGCCCAAGAGTTAGGTGAGAAGATTCGGGGTGAGGATGGTGTGGCAAATGCGGTTGAGGCTTTCCATCGGCATTTGGGGTTGATTGGGTAGTTCACTAACTTGATGTATGCGCTCGCCCTGACTGCTGCCAAAAAGTCTTTTATATTAAACTCTACAAGAGCAAAGCTGCCCTGGTAAAAGTCCAGAACAGCTATGGAATTGTTAATGCTAAACTAGCTCAGATTTTTAATTGTGAGAAATCCGAATACCACAGGAAATTAATTTAAGCAGGAATAATTTGAGCCGTAAGTGAACGTTTATCAAGTGATTGGACTTTTCCTACTTGATTTAAGGCAGTGGCCGCCCGTTCTAACAATTCGCCTGCTTGTTCACGATATTGATTTTCTCGACCACGTAAGCGAATAGCAAATTTGACGGAATCACCCTTACTCAACCACTTAACAGCTTGCTCAATACGTAAGTTATAATCAGCAGCACCAATATTAGGACGCAGCCGAACTTCTTTCACGGTTGGTCTAGCACTTTGTCCCTGACGCTTTTTCTTTTGATACTGAAGCTTACCATAGTTAAGAATCTTGGCGATTGGAGCGTCTTGGCCTTCAGAAACTACAACTAAATCAAGCTCTAAGCTCTCGGCTAACTCTAAAGCATCGTTAGTATTTATTAAACCACGATTGTTATTTTCGTGATCAATCAAGAAAACTTGGGGTGACTTGATTTGTGAGTTAATTAGTTGTTTTTGGATGGCGATAAGGTTTTCCTCTTAATGAGTGCAATAGTTTAGTGGGTTCAAGTAACACTTTGCCCAACAAATGCTCTTGTGAATATATGGTAACGTAATATGCCGTTTAATCCGATTCGCAAAACCCGTCAACTCATGTTCGGCAGTCGTTGCCTGTAGAACAACCTTATTCTGTGCGTTGGCGTTCGTGAGAGCCGCGTCATTCCAGTAGTACAATCAACCGCGCTCAAGTAGAGCGAGCGCGCTGATTGTGGGTTTTGGCTCGGCGCAGCAAGTGTAGAGAAAAAAGAAGCCCAATCGTCAAAACTCTAGACATAGCCTTGGTTATAGACATTGCGAATATTTTGATAAGTAAACCACAGGCATAAAAGCACGCATACCCACCCTCACTCAGGTCTAGCTTCGCTTGATTATCGGTTTCGACCCTGGACTGAGTGTAAACAGATGGGTGTTGGGTTGAAGGTGTCTTAATCGTCAAAACCAATGATTAGCCTTGTTTGTAGAGATTGCGAATATTTTGATAAGTAAACCAGAGGCATATAAGCGAAATACCCGTCCTCACTCAGGTCTAGCTGACGCTTGGTTATCGGTTTCGACCCTGGGCTTAGTTTAGACAGATAGGTGTTGGGTTGAAGGTGGCAAAATCGTCAAAGCCTAGACGTAGCCTTGGTTGTAGACCAGGGCGAATATTTTGATAAGTAAACCACAGGCATAAAAGCAAAACACCCACACTCGCTCTTTCCTTGCAATGCTTGAGAAGTTCGGGTGATGAGCGCAAGTAGTCAGCTACAAGAAGAACTTAAAATTTGTGTGACTTCCTTGCTTTCATCAAGGACAATTGCAGATAACTCAGCTTCACACTCACAAATGCCCCAAATCAAAGTTGATACAGTTGTTTGCATCAACGGCAGTATCCTAATCGTCTATTACACGCCCGGCCAGTGCTGGCAGTTTCGGGTCATCAGCCGCACAGGTGGCATATTTGGCGAAACGAAGATCTATTACAGTTCAGAAGCAGCACGGAGGACTGGTCTGGAGTGGATGAGGGATGAGGGGTGATGTGTGCGTTGGGGTGATTGCCCAGAGAGATATATGGTGGCAAAATTCTTCTCCCACCAGTCCAGCATTGTGCGTTATCTTTCAATACCTTAGCCAATTTACGAGGTTGAGTTGATGTATTAACGTCCTGTTCTCAACGGTTTGGCAAAAACAATAAGTCCTAAAAATTCCTTCAAGGTTTCCCGCAAGCATTTTTTAATGTCTTCTGGCAGCATCAAGGGTTTGAGCTTCCAAGCCCCCTGGTCAGATAAACGCTTATGTATGAGTCATTTTGCCGTTTTTGCCAA
Proteins encoded in this region:
- a CDS encoding putative glycosyl transferase, family 28 encodes the protein MQPYCALAIGLKRAGHEVTVAANENFESFVRQFDLEFAPIAGNSQELLQSKKGMRLIAGEKVPMVSDKLLLQQMQSAIAACQGTEVIIYTPQTNWGYHIAEKLGAPCFMASVLPLTPTGTFGFLRFARTTKNPLKKIINYTSYFIAELLYWQKYRQLINSFRTETLKLPPLPFLGSRFRRKTPANVARIPVLYGFSSHVIPKPRDWPAWAYLTGFWFIDRADEYEDQAPDELLDFLGFKQAPLCFGFGSMTMPNPEYLTYYIVEALKKTHQGGIILSGWGNVGRIVNPKDSRRVFTINDVPHDWLLPQVKAMVHHGGAGTTAAVLRAGIPSVTVPFFADQPIWGQKLAQLGVSPKPIPYKEVSEKTLAAVIEVVLGDESMRLKAQELGEKIRGEDGVANAVEAFHRHLGLIG
- a CDS encoding translation initiation factor 3: MIDHENNNRGLINTNDALELAESLELDLVVVSEGQDAPIAKILNYGKLQYQKKKRQGQSARPTVKEVRLRPNIGAADYNLRIEQAVKWLSKGDSVKFAIRLRGRENQYREQAGELLERAATALNQVGKVQSLDKRSLTAQIIPA
- a CDS encoding deoxyribodipyrimidine photolyase-related protein; the encoded protein is MNIGVWVLGDQLWAEQSALQSCVHLCQQTPVILIESLSHALQRPYHLQKLVLVWSAMRHFAQELRCLGWPVTYTQASDFRTPLLEWIKQYKITELRVMTPTDRPFSELIQNLNLPIGVQFTPNNRFIWSDEEFRQWAAGRKRLLMEDFYRQGRQRFNILMDGNQPIGGQWNFDKQNRKPPKGKLTLPEDLWFEPDSITQDVINFVKQSEAFKESQSYWLLEPFRWGVTRQQALQVLTFFVETRLSAFGPYQDAMVTGEQTMWHAMLSPYLNLGLLHPLEVVQKAEQAYLENQQQWELNSIEGFIRQVLGWREYMHGVYVYFQQDYSENNWFNHTHPLPAFYWTGDIQMNCLHQILTQVKQIAYAHHIQRLMVLNNFALIAGISPQELENWFHAAFIDGYDWVMQTNVLGMGQFADGGIIASKPYAASANYINNMSDYCKNCTYNHRERSTDNACPFNFFYWDFLARHYDQLKNQPRMTQILRNLERISPEELQNIRSLADNWHFIHTAADYSLTTPSTDQ
- a CDS encoding DinB protein, translating into MDAFYASVEQRDNPQYRGKPLVVGGSPNQRGVVAAASYEARKFGIHSAMPSVTAIAKCPELIFVRPRFDVYREVSAQIHEIFKRYTDFVEGVALDEAYLDVTENKQNIPYAYTIARYIKAEIFKETNLTATAGVSINKFLAKMASGQNKPNGLTVILPEDAAAFVEGLAIEKFHGIGEVTAAKMHSLGIHRGADLKQRSLAELTRHFGKVGHYYYKIARAEDDRIVEPNRVRKSVGAETSFTVNLSDRAILLHELEQIASIVQQRLEQNSTRGRTLTLKIKFSDYQQITRSKTLPNYTRELDIIITTATALFEAVEMENRSIRLLGIALSNLENAKQTQVIQLPLFEYVESGNC
- a CDS encoding glyoxalase/bleomycin resistance protein/dioxygenase, which produces MQKFQLQGINHLALVCKDFEVTMSFYRDTLGLPLLKVLDLPSGGKHFFFGIGNGDCLAFFWSSKAPNAIPGISSVKLDAFLTGDIITAQGSMNHVAFNVPLEKLEEYRKKLISQGVQATPLLHHADVPGGLVSKPDHTTFMSSFYFFDPNGILLEFAANLRSFA